The Actinomycetota bacterium region GGGATCCGCCTCTCGTACGCCGAGCCGGTCGTCGGACGCGGCATCGCCGCGTCCGCGGTCGTGTGGGGAGCGTTCGCGATCGCGGTCGCCGCTGTCGCGGTTCGGGAGCGACGAACGGCTACGCCGCGCCTTCCGCGCGTCTCCTGAGCTCGGCCTCGATCAGCTCCTCGATGTCGCCGTCCAGAACGCGGTCCACGTCACCGATCTCAACGTTCGTGCGGTGGTCCTTGACCAGCCGGTACGGCGCCAGCACGTAGGAGCGGACCTGCGAGCCGAAGTCGATCCCCTTCCGTTCGCCACGGAGGTTCTCTATTCGCTCCGCCTGTTCCTCCCGCATCCGTTCGGCTAGTCGCGCCTTCAAGATCCGCATCGCGCCCGCACGGTTCTGCAGCTGCGAGCGCTCGTTCTGATAGGCCGCCTGCATCCCCGTCGGCAGGTGCGTGATGCGGACCGCCGAGTCGGTCGTGTTCACCGACTGGCCTCCCGGCCCCGTCGAGCGGTACACGTCGATCCGCAGGTCCTTGGGGTCGATCTCGATGTCGTCGTCGGCCTCCTCGAGCAACGGGATCACGTCGAGATTGGCGAACGAGGTGTGCCGGCGCTTCTGTGCGTCGAACGGGCTGATCCGAACCAACCGATGCACCCCGCGCTCGGCCGAGAGGAGCCCGTAGGCGTTGGGGCCGTGGACGATGAACGTCGCCCGCTTGATCCCGGCCTCGTCGCCGGGGAGGAGCTCGTCGACCTCGACGTCCAACCTCTCGCGCTCGGCCCACCGCAGGTACATGCGGAGCAGCATCTCCGCCCAGTCCTGGGATTCGGTGCCACCGGCGCCGGCGTGGATCGTCGCGACGGCATCGTTCTGGTCGTACTCGCCGGCGAGGAGCGTCGCGAGCTCGAGTCGTTCGACGTCGACGGAGAGCCCGTCGACGGCCCGTCCGAGATCCATGGCCATCTCGGCGTCGCTCTCCGACGCGAGCAGCTCGTCCATAGCCCGCGCGTCGCCGAGGCGGCTCACGAGATCGTCATAGCGATCGAGCTCGGCGCGGACGCGGGACAGCCGCGTGGTCAGCTGCTGTGCTCGAGCCGGGTCGTCCCAGAGCGACGGATCGGACGTCTGCCGTTCGAGCTCGGCGACCTGCGCGCGTTTGCCGTCGACGTCAAAGGAACTCCTTCGCGGCGGCGATGCGCTTGGCCAGGTCGTCCAGTCGGTCCGAGTTGTCGGTCACTGCTCAATCGTACCGACGCCCGGCGGCCTAAAGACCAACGCCGCTGAGCTACGCCTCGACGACGGGTTCGGCCGACCGGCTCCTTCGCCTGGAGAACGCGGCCCTGATCGCGGCGGCGCGGGCGGAAACGCGCTCGCGACGCGCGCGTCGTCGGGCCTCGACCAGCGGGCGGGCCAGGCGCTCCGCCTCGGCCTCGCTCAGGAGCTGTGAGATCCGCTGCCGCGCAACGAGATCACTTCCCATCATTTGCTCCACCTCCTTGCGCACGAACCTAGGGAGGCCCCGTGGATCGAGCGGTGTCGCGCGTCACCAGACCGGAGTGACGTGTCGTACTCCGCGCGACGGAGCCGGGAGCGGGCTACTGGAACCAAGCCGGTGGCTCTCCGCGACGGCGGAGGCGTGTCACACGTCACCGCGGGTCCGTGCGAGCGGGCACCGAAAGGGACACGCCGGCGGACGTACCGTCGCCCCGTTGCCGCCGAGGGGGCGGCCGTTCGGAAGGAGGAGTCGATGAGCACCAGCGCCGGGACACTGCAGCCGAAGGTTCACATCGGTGCGCCGCTCGTGTGGGCCGTGGTGGCGCTGTTCGCCGCCGCGACGATCGCGGTCTACGCGCTCACCACGACGGAGCCGCGCGAGGAGGCCGCGAGCTCCCCGACGACCGTTTCGGGTACGGCGGCAAACACGCCGACCGAGCTCCGGGGCGGCTTCATCGAAGCGGCGGCCGCACCGGTCGTCCGTCCGTTCGGTCGCGCGAGCGTCATCTCTCGCGTCGGCGACATCACCTCGACCGTCAACACGCCGTCGGAGCTGGGCACCGTCATCTCGTTCTCGTCGGCGACCCAGGCGATCGCGGTGCGGGCCAAGCAGCTCGGCCTCGACCTGACCGCTGCCGCTCCGTCGACCGCCGTCCGGGTCACCGAGGCACGCAACGCCATGCTGGGCTCGTACCTACACGCGCCGATCGCCGTCGAGATCGTCGAGGCGCGGAACGCCATGCTGGGCTCGTACCAGGAGGGTTCCGGCGACGAGATCTTGGTGAACGGCGAGCCCTGCGTGGTCTGCTGGAAGTACCGATAAGGTCCCTCGCTCGCGGGGACGACAGGGCCGGTCGGAGCAAAGCTTCGGCCGGCCCCTTCACGTTGAGGCGTCCCCGCCGCGCCTACGCGACCGCGCCGTGGCACTTCTTGTACTTCTTGCCGCTCCCACATGGACACGGTGCGTTCCGCGGCACCTTGTCCGAACGGGCCTGCGCGGCGTTCCCCGCGTTCACCTGCTGTTCCTGATCCCCGTGAACCGCCTGCACCCGCTGCGGCCTCGGCCGTCCGGGCTCGTCCTCCCGAACGAGTTCGACGCGATAGATGTACCGAACGAACCCGTCCTTGATGGAGTCGGTGAGCTCCTCGAACATCGCGTACGCCTCGCGACGGTACTCCGTGAGCGGATCCTTCTGGCCGTAGGCGCGGAGGTGGATCCCCTCTTGGAGGTAGTCCATCTCGTACAGATGCTCACGCCAGCGCGTATCGGTGATGTTCAGCAGTACGAGGCGCTCGAGCTGCCGCATGACCTGTGAGCCGAGCGAGCGCTCCTTGTCCTCGTACAGCCCGATGGCGTCCTCCACGGCGCGGTCCTCGAGCTCCTTCGTCGTGACCGTATCTTCGAGCTCGGGGCGTGTGATCCTGGTCGGGTACACCTCGGCGATCCCGGCCAGGATCATGTCGAGGTCCCATTCCTCGTTGAAGATCTCCTCTGGCGCAAGCCTCCGCACCGTCGCAGAGACGACGTCGCGAACCATGTTCAGCGCCTCGTCCTTGAAGTCCTCGCCCTGCAGGATCTTCTGGCGTTCGGTGTAGATCACCTGCCGCTGTGTGTTCATCACGTCGTCGTACTTCAGGACGTTCTTGCGGCGCTCGAAGTTCAGCTCCTCGATCTGCCCCTGGGCGTTCTCGACGGCCTTCGTCACCATCTTCGCCGTGATGGGCTCGTCGTCCGGCCACTTCAGCCGGTTCATGATCGACGCGATCCGGTCCGACGCGAACATCCGCATCAGGTCGTCCTGCAGCGAGAGGTAGAACAACGACTCGCCGGGATCGCCCTGACGACCCGAGCGCCCGCGGAGCTGGTTGTCGATGCGTCGCGACTCATGCCGTTCGGTGCCGAGGACGTACAGCCCGCCCAGCTCCACGACCTCCTCGTGCTCCGCGTCGGTTTGCTGTTTGAACTTCCGGAAGATCGGCTCGTACTCCGCCTCGTACTCGGCCCGCTCCTCCTCGTCCATCTCGAACAGCAGGAAGCGGTCGTTGTCGAACTCGCGTGCGGCCATCTCCTGCCGCGCCAGGTACTCCGGGTTGCCGCCGAGCAAGATGTCGACGCCTCGGCCGGCCATGTTCGTCGCCACCGTCACGGAGCCGATTCGGCCCGCCTGCGCGACGATCATCGCCTCCTTCTCGTGGTTCTTCGCGTTCAGGACGTTGTGTGAGATGCCGCGACGGTTCAGGTAGCCGGAGAGCTTCTCCGACTTCTCGATCGACACCGTGCCGACCAGGACCGGCTGTCCCCGCTCCTGACGGCCGACGATATCTTCGGTCACCGCATTCCACTTCTCGTCCTCGTTCTTGTAGATCAGGTCCTGCTGGTCGGAACGGATCATCTGCTTGTTCGTGGGAATCTCGATCACGTCGAGCTCGTACACCGACTGGAACTCGGCCAGCTGCGTCTTTGCCGTACCGGTCATGCCGGCGAGCTTCTCGTACATCTTGAAGTAGTTCTGGATCGTGATCGTGGCGAGCGTCTGGTTCTCCTCCTTGATCCGGACGCTCTCCTTGGCCTCGATCGACTGGTGTAGTCCCTCCGAATACCGACGGCCCTCCAAGACACGGCCGGTGAACTCGTCGACGATCTTCACCTCGCCGCTCGTTACGATGTAGTCGACGTCGCGCTTGTAGAGCTCCTTCGCGCGGAGCGCGTTCTGGAGGTGATGCACGAGCGGCGTGTGCACGTGCTCGTACAGGTTGTCGAGCCCGAGCGCCTCCTCGACCTTGTTCACGCCCGACTCGGTGACGGCGACGGTCCGCTTGGCCTCGTCGATCTCGTAGTCCTCGTCACGGCGGAGGCGAGGCGCGAGGCGGGCGAACGTTTGGTACCACTTCGCCGAATCCGCCACCATGCCGCTGATGATGAGCGGCGTGCGCGCCTCGTCGATCAGGATCGAGTCCACCTCGTCCACGATGCCGAAGGAGTGCCCGCGCTGTTGCACCATGTCCTCGGCGCGCATCGCCATGTTGTCGCGCAGATAGTCGAACCCGAACTCGTTGTTGGTGCCGTAGGTGATGTCGGAGTCGTAAGCGGGACGGCGGTCCGATGGACTCATCTGCGCTTGGATCAAGCCCACCGAGACACCGAGTGCGCGGTAGACGCCGCCCATCCACTCCGAGTCGCGCTTGGCCAGGTAGTCGTTGACGGTGACGACGTGGACGCCGCGTTCGGAGAGCGCGTTCAGGTAGGCGGGCATCGTCGAGGTGAGGGTTTTCCCCTCACCGGTCTTCATCTCGGCGATCTTGCCCTGATGGAGCACAACGGCCCCGAGGACCTGCACGTCGAAGTGGCGCTGCCCGATCGTCCGCCGAGCAGCTTCGCGAACGGTGGCGAACGCCTCGGGAAGGATGTCGTCGAGGGTCTGACCGTCGGCGAGGCGCCTGCGGAACTCCGCCGACTTCTCGCGCAGCTGTTCCTCAGAAAGTTCCTCGACCTCGGGCTCGAACGTGTTGACGAGGGCGACGACGTCCTCGAGACGCTTCAGCTTGCGGCCTTCACCGAGGGTGCCGATCTTCTGGATGACCAAAAACAACCACCTCGTACGGGCTCAGAGCGGCCGCGTGAGCGTGTGTATGTAGCGGTTTCCTATGGTACCCGAGCCCCGCGATCGCCCCGGCTGGGAGCGCTGACGACGCGCACGGGTACTGGTTCACGCCGACGAGCGACGGCGAGCACGACGAGCAACACGACGCTGGCCACGCCAAGGCCGAGGATGCGGAACCCCGCGCCCTCGAACACGAACCCGCCAGCGAAACCCGCGACTGCGGAGCTCAAGCTGACGAGCAGGTCGGTGAAGCCGAGCGCGCTCGCGCGTTCGTTCGGCTGGGTCAGATCGCTGATCACGGCGGTCGCGCCGAGGAACGTCGCCGACCAACCGAGCCCGATCGCGAACAGACCGACAGCAACGAGACCGGGACCGGCATCGGTTGCCGCGAACAGCGCGCCCACGACGCTCGTCGCACCGCCGGCGATCAGTCCGGGCCGGCGTCCGAACCGATCGAGCGCGGCCCCGATGACCGGCGAGAAGACCCACATCCCCGCGATGTGCAGGCTGATGACGGTCGATACGACGGTCGCGCTCGTGTCGTGGTGATGGAGCGCGACAGGCGTGACCCCCATCACCGCGACCATCGCCATCTGCCCAACCGCGGCGGCGATGACCGCCGTTCTGAACTGCCCTATTCGGAGGAGCTGCCGAGGGGTCCGCGCCCCGGTATCCGCGCCGACCTCGACGCGCACCGCAAGGTCGCGCGGATCGGGACGAAGTGAGAGCGCGCAGGCGAACGCCGTGATCGCCGTGACGGGAACGACGATCCACGGGAGCACGTCGGCGTCGATCGCCTCGCGCCCGGCCCAGCCGCGGAGGAACGCGATGAGGAATGGGCTCCCGACGGCGCCGATCGTCCCGACGGCGAGCACGATGCCGACGGCGCGACCGCGCTGCGAGGGCTCGTACATGTCGGCGACCGCGCCGCGTGCCAGGTTCGAGCCGCCGAACGCGAACCCGAACAACACCGTCCCCGCCAAGAGCAGCAGGACCCACCCCTGCGCGATGGCGAACGCACATACACCGCCGGCCGTCGCCAGCAACAAGTAGCTCGCCGCGAGCCCCGGCCGTCGTCCGGTCCGGTCCATCCATCGGCCGAACAGCACGGCACCGGCTGCGGCGGCAATGAAGTAGGAGCCGTTGATCACGCCGACGGCGCTGTCCCGCCCGCTGATGTCGACGGCCGCCACGCTGCCAACGATCAGCAAGACGGGAAACGTCATGGTCGCCAGGCCTTGCGACGTCGCCAGAAGCACGGTGTTGCGACTGACGAGGCGCCGTCGTTGGTCGACGGGAAGCGTCTCGTTCGTCACCACCGGGCCGCCTCCGCGGCCACCCGCCGAGACGGTCAACTGATCTCGATCATCTTCTCGCGGACGGCGTAGACGACCGCTTCCATGCGCGAATGAAGGTGCAGCTTCTCCAGGATGTTGCGGATATGGTTCTTCACCGTGTTCTCGGAGATGAACAGCGTCTTGGCGATGTCGCGGTTGTTCATCCCCTGCGCGACGAGGCGGAGGACCTCCATCTCGCGGTCGGTGAGCCTCGGCGTCGGCACTTGCGGCTTCTCCTCCGACGCCTTGCTGATGGCCGCGAACTCCGTGAGCAGCTTGCTCGCCATCGACGGGCTGATGCGCGACTGGCCCGCCCACACCGACCGGATCGCGTCGGCGACCTCATCGATGGGGATCTCCTTCAGCAGATACCCCGAGGCGCCCGCTTTGATCGCCTCGTACAGGTCCGCTTCCGCGTCGGAGATCGTGAGCATCAGGATCTTCACGTGCGGAAGCACGTCCTTGATCGCGGTGGCCGCTTCGATCCCCGAGCGCTTGGGCATGCGAACGTCCATCAGGATGACGTCCGGCATCAGCTCCTGCGCCTTCTCGACGACCTCGACGCCATCGGACGCCTCGCCGACGAGCTCGAGGTCCGCCTCCTGGTCGAGCACCATCTGGAGACCCCGACGGAACAGCGCGTGGTCATCGCAGACCAAGACGCGCAGTCGGTCGGATTCGTCGGCTCGCTGGCTCACGCTGTCTCGTCTCCGTCGCGCGCCCGTGTCGCGCGATCCCTTTCTTCACCGCTCGATTGGGCGGATTTTACGCGTCCCGCTCCCGCGATCAGCCGAGCCCGGCGCTTCTTGTGGTGGTCTCGGACCTGGCGCTCGAGCTTGTCGACGACGACGTCGAGCGCGGATTCGACCTCGCGGGCATCCGCGTGGGCTCGGTACGTCTTCCGCGCCGTGGCCGCGACGGCCTCGACGCGTTGGGAGTTCTTCTGCGAGATCACCTCGATCTCCACCCGGACGAGCGCCGGTTCCATCCGCTCGAGCCCGGAGAGCTTGTGTGCGGCGATCCGTCGCAACCGATCGCCGATCCGTCCGCCGCGCGTCTGGAGCCGCAGGTCCATCGGTCGGT contains the following coding sequences:
- the raiA gene encoding ribosome-associated translation inhibitor RaiA; protein product: MDLRLQTRGGRIGDRLRRIAAHKLSGLERMEPALVRVEIEVISQKNSQRVEAVAATARKTYRAHADAREVESALDVVVDKLERQVRDHHKKRRARLIAGAGRVKSAQSSGEERDRATRARDGDETA
- the prfB gene encoding peptide chain release factor 2 (programmed frameshift): MTDNSDRLDDLAKRIAAAKEFFDVDGKRAQVAELERQTSDPSLWDDPARAQQLTTRLSRVRAELDRYDDLVSRLGDARAMDELLASESDAEMAMDLGRAVDGLSVDVERLELATLLAGEYDQNDAVATIHAGAGGTESQDWAEMLLRMYLRWAERERLDVEVDELLPGDEAGIKRATFIVHGPNAYGLLSAERGVHRLVRISPFDAQKRRHTSFANLDVIPLLEEADDDIEIDPKDLRIDVYRSTGPGGQSVNTTDSAVRITHLPTGMQAAYQNERSQLQNRAGAMRILKARLAERMREEQAERIENLRGERKGIDFGSQVRSYVLAPYRLVKDHRTNVEIGDVDRVLDGDIEELIEAELRRRAEGAA
- a CDS encoding MFS transporter; its protein translation is MTVSAGGRGGGPVVTNETLPVDQRRRLVSRNTVLLATSQGLATMTFPVLLIVGSVAAVDISGRDSAVGVINGSYFIAAAAGAVLFGRWMDRTGRRPGLAASYLLLATAGGVCAFAIAQGWVLLLLAGTVLFGFAFGGSNLARGAVADMYEPSQRGRAVGIVLAVGTIGAVGSPFLIAFLRGWAGREAIDADVLPWIVVPVTAITAFACALSLRPDPRDLAVRVEVGADTGARTPRQLLRIGQFRTAVIAAAVGQMAMVAVMGVTPVALHHHDTSATVVSTVISLHIAGMWVFSPVIGAALDRFGRRPGLIAGGATSVVGALFAATDAGPGLVAVGLFAIGLGWSATFLGATAVISDLTQPNERASALGFTDLLVSLSSAVAGFAGGFVFEGAGFRILGLGVASVVLLVVLAVARRREPVPVRVVSAPSRGDRGARVP
- the secA gene encoding preprotein translocase subunit SecA, with translation MFLVIQKIGTLGEGRKLKRLEDVVALVNTFEPEVEELSEEQLREKSAEFRRRLADGQTLDDILPEAFATVREAARRTIGQRHFDVQVLGAVVLHQGKIAEMKTGEGKTLTSTMPAYLNALSERGVHVVTVNDYLAKRDSEWMGGVYRALGVSVGLIQAQMSPSDRRPAYDSDITYGTNNEFGFDYLRDNMAMRAEDMVQQRGHSFGIVDEVDSILIDEARTPLIISGMVADSAKWYQTFARLAPRLRRDEDYEIDEAKRTVAVTESGVNKVEEALGLDNLYEHVHTPLVHHLQNALRAKELYKRDVDYIVTSGEVKIVDEFTGRVLEGRRYSEGLHQSIEAKESVRIKEENQTLATITIQNYFKMYEKLAGMTGTAKTQLAEFQSVYELDVIEIPTNKQMIRSDQQDLIYKNEDEKWNAVTEDIVGRQERGQPVLVGTVSIEKSEKLSGYLNRRGISHNVLNAKNHEKEAMIVAQAGRIGSVTVATNMAGRGVDILLGGNPEYLARQEMAAREFDNDRFLLFEMDEEERAEYEAEYEPIFRKFKQQTDAEHEEVVELGGLYVLGTERHESRRIDNQLRGRSGRQGDPGESLFYLSLQDDLMRMFASDRIASIMNRLKWPDDEPITAKMVTKAVENAQGQIEELNFERRKNVLKYDDVMNTQRQVIYTERQKILQGEDFKDEALNMVRDVVSATVRRLAPEEIFNEEWDLDMILAGIAEVYPTRITRPELEDTVTTKELEDRAVEDAIGLYEDKERSLGSQVMRQLERLVLLNITDTRWREHLYEMDYLQEGIHLRAYGQKDPLTEYRREAYAMFEELTDSIKDGFVRYIYRVELVREDEPGRPRPQRVQAVHGDQEQQVNAGNAAQARSDKVPRNAPCPCGSGKKYKKCHGAVA
- a CDS encoding response regulator transcription factor — protein: MSQRADESDRLRVLVCDDHALFRRGLQMVLDQEADLELVGEASDGVEVVEKAQELMPDVILMDVRMPKRSGIEAATAIKDVLPHVKILMLTISDAEADLYEAIKAGASGYLLKEIPIDEVADAIRSVWAGQSRISPSMASKLLTEFAAISKASEEKPQVPTPRLTDREMEVLRLVAQGMNNRDIAKTLFISENTVKNHIRNILEKLHLHSRMEAVVYAVREKMIEIS